A window of the Tunturibacter empetritectus genome harbors these coding sequences:
- a CDS encoding alpha/beta hydrolase has protein sequence MSNLLMDPAFAPLAKEPRAVLRDANVVREALSAARLETRPLPSDYDLEITDYDVRLSEDEKAQIPVRIYRRKNVISALPVLLYFHGGGFFCGDLFSEESQCAHYALNAGCAVVCVAYRLAPEEPFPAALTDCYRVLEFLWSKSRDLNLDRDFLAVGGSSAGANLAAAVSLLARDRTGPKICFQMLLIPALDDRLETLSARQFTDVPDFGRSEAEVMWRWYLGEHAHNISPYAAPARAKDLSDLPTSYVLCAGLDPLRDEGLDYARRLTEAGVAVELHLVPSIPHGFASIPSAAISKRLLKEQVEVLRGAFSRKSEQF, from the coding sequence ATGTCGAACCTGCTGATGGATCCTGCGTTCGCGCCACTTGCCAAGGAACCGAGAGCGGTTCTTCGTGATGCTAACGTCGTGCGTGAAGCTCTCTCTGCTGCGCGGCTGGAAACGCGGCCGTTGCCATCAGATTATGATCTTGAAATTACAGACTACGATGTTCGTCTTTCTGAGGACGAGAAGGCGCAGATACCCGTGCGGATCTATCGCAGAAAAAATGTGATAAGTGCGTTACCTGTCCTGCTTTACTTTCATGGTGGTGGGTTTTTTTGCGGTGACCTTTTTTCTGAAGAGTCACAATGTGCCCATTACGCTCTGAACGCAGGGTGCGCTGTTGTATGTGTTGCCTACAGACTCGCACCCGAGGAGCCGTTTCCTGCTGCCCTTACGGACTGTTATCGGGTGCTTGAGTTTCTTTGGAGCAAGAGTCGCGATTTGAATCTCGATCGAGACTTTCTCGCTGTTGGAGGTTCGAGTGCGGGCGCGAATCTTGCCGCCGCGGTCTCACTTCTTGCCCGTGATCGCACCGGGCCGAAGATATGCTTTCAGATGCTATTGATTCCGGCACTGGATGACCGTCTTGAGACTCTGTCAGCACGCCAGTTTACGGACGTTCCTGACTTTGGCAGATCTGAGGCAGAAGTTATGTGGCGCTGGTACCTGGGTGAACACGCACATAATATTTCGCCCTATGCAGCTCCGGCACGAGCGAAGGATTTATCGGATCTGCCCACTTCATACGTTCTCTGCGCGGGCCTTGATCCGTTGCGCGATGAAGGTCTTGACTATGCACGTCGTCTCACAGAAGCCGGAGTGGCCGTTGAACTTCATCTGGTGCCATCGATTCCTCATGGCTTCGCGAGTATTCCGTCCGCTGCGATCTCAAAACGGTTGCTGAAAGAGCAGGTCGAGGTGCTGCGTGGTGCGTTTTCGCGCAAATCGGAGCAGTTTTGA
- a CDS encoding efflux transporter outer membrane subunit gives MSNSMTNLRWTIAICPTATALLLAGCMVGPKYHTPPAVAQAPPATYKESPTQFQDTDGWKVAQPQDAMLHGKWWEIYGDPELNALEERLNIDNQNIKQFFANFMEARTLVAQARSQLYPTASVGPSYTRSKSSANLGRSSQANTGSTNSVGSLPLSVSWEPDVWGRVRSTIHEQQYNAQLSAADLENEKLTEQASLATFFFEIRGQDALQAILNDTVEADKTALKLTQAQYETGVGDRISVVEAQNTLQNVQSQAINLGVARAQYEHAIALLVGANASDFSIPVRASSVTPPPIPIGLPSALLERRPDIAASERNMASANAQIGIATAAYYPNLTLSASGGFESSTFKHLLDWPSRFWSIGPTVSETVFDAGLRRATVNQFVEVYNADVASYRQAVLTGFQQVEDALASVRILSQQQLQQQEAVKSAEEFVTLQTARYQTGIDPYVNVVTAQTTLLTDRQSVASLRVQEMTASVQLIEALGGGWDRSQLPTPAQVSKKLTKPESTTQQ, from the coding sequence ATGTCTAACTCTATGACGAACCTTCGATGGACCATCGCGATTTGCCCGACAGCCACGGCGCTTTTGTTGGCCGGATGCATGGTGGGGCCTAAGTACCACACGCCTCCGGCCGTTGCGCAGGCGCCGCCGGCGACGTATAAGGAGTCGCCGACACAATTTCAGGATACGGATGGCTGGAAGGTGGCACAGCCTCAGGATGCGATGCTGCATGGAAAGTGGTGGGAGATCTATGGCGATCCGGAGCTGAATGCGCTGGAAGAGCGGTTGAACATCGATAACCAGAACATCAAGCAGTTCTTTGCGAACTTTATGGAGGCGCGCACGCTGGTTGCACAGGCACGCTCGCAGCTTTATCCGACTGCGTCCGTAGGACCTTCGTATACCCGCTCCAAATCTTCAGCGAATCTTGGGCGTTCGTCGCAAGCCAACACGGGCTCAACGAACTCCGTCGGCTCTCTGCCGCTTTCAGTTTCGTGGGAGCCGGATGTCTGGGGCAGAGTTCGCAGCACGATTCATGAACAGCAGTACAACGCACAGTTGAGCGCTGCCGATCTTGAAAATGAGAAGCTGACTGAGCAGGCAAGCCTTGCCACGTTTTTCTTTGAGATACGAGGTCAGGATGCGCTGCAGGCAATTCTGAACGACACGGTGGAAGCGGATAAAACGGCGTTGAAGCTGACGCAGGCGCAGTACGAGACCGGCGTTGGCGACCGGATTTCGGTGGTGGAGGCGCAGAATACACTGCAGAATGTGCAGTCGCAGGCGATCAATCTTGGGGTGGCGCGCGCGCAGTATGAGCATGCGATTGCGCTGCTGGTGGGCGCCAATGCGTCCGACTTTTCTATTCCGGTGAGGGCTTCGAGTGTGACTCCCCCACCGATACCGATTGGGTTGCCGTCGGCGCTTCTGGAGAGGCGGCCTGATATTGCTGCTTCGGAGCGAAATATGGCGTCGGCGAATGCCCAGATTGGTATTGCGACGGCGGCGTACTATCCGAATCTAACGTTGAGCGCTTCGGGTGGATTTGAGAGCTCGACCTTCAAGCATCTTCTTGATTGGCCGAGCCGGTTCTGGTCGATCGGGCCGACGGTGAGCGAGACTGTCTTCGACGCCGGGCTGCGAAGGGCAACGGTGAATCAGTTTGTGGAGGTCTATAACGCCGATGTTGCGAGCTATCGGCAGGCTGTTCTTACGGGATTTCAGCAGGTGGAGGATGCGCTTGCTTCCGTGCGTATTCTTTCGCAGCAGCAGTTACAGCAGCAAGAGGCGGTGAAGTCGGCGGAGGAGTTTGTGACGCTCCAGACGGCGCGGTATCAGACGGGCATCGATCCTTACGTGAACGTGGTGACAGCGCAGACGACGCTACTGACGGATAGGCAGTCGGTCGCGTCTCTACGAGTGCAGGAGATGACGGCCTCGGTGCAGTTGATTGAGGCGCTGGGCGGAGGGTGGGATCGATCGCAGTTGCCTACCCCGGCGCAGGTCTCGAAGAAGCTGACGAAGCCAGAGTCGACGACTCAACAGTGA
- a CDS encoding carbohydrate kinase family protein: MTKSRNIAVAGEVFVDHIFTDFDHVPLPGEEVFAEQYHREAGGGTVNTACALARLGHHTSIFGVFGEDEEAWLRSRLSSFGVHAEHARSSELPNALTISMSTTVDRSFLSYAGANRVLEEFVVLPETIAALSMAQHIHFAMPLEVGFARVLLPSLRNAGCTLSIDPGWRKDWFLNSDNLDVLRMVDIFLPNESEAQLLTGRTTPEQMLRACAELGLEHTVIKLGSRGAVALQNDRLYAMEPPNVQVVDTTGAGDAFDAGFIDAWLSEADLEEQLRRACVCGSLSTRARGALTALPFREEILDDVLEKSIF, encoded by the coding sequence ATGACCAAGAGCAGGAATATTGCCGTTGCAGGTGAAGTGTTTGTAGACCATATCTTCACTGATTTCGATCACGTTCCGTTGCCGGGAGAAGAGGTATTCGCGGAGCAGTATCACCGTGAGGCTGGAGGCGGGACTGTCAACACGGCATGTGCTCTGGCTCGTCTGGGACATCACACTTCCATCTTTGGAGTGTTTGGAGAAGATGAAGAGGCGTGGCTTCGGTCGAGGCTCAGTTCGTTTGGAGTACACGCCGAACATGCTCGCTCCTCCGAATTGCCCAATGCGCTTACTATAAGCATGTCGACAACAGTGGATCGCAGCTTTTTAAGCTATGCAGGGGCAAATAGAGTTCTGGAAGAGTTTGTAGTTTTGCCTGAGACCATTGCCGCTCTTTCCATGGCTCAGCATATTCACTTTGCGATGCCGCTTGAAGTGGGGTTTGCAAGAGTATTGCTGCCTTCTCTACGAAACGCCGGTTGCACTCTTTCTATTGATCCTGGGTGGCGTAAGGATTGGTTTCTGAACTCTGACAATCTTGATGTATTACGCATGGTAGATATATTTTTGCCGAATGAAAGCGAAGCGCAGTTGTTGACGGGGCGCACGACGCCGGAGCAGATGTTGCGTGCATGTGCAGAGTTAGGGTTGGAGCACACGGTTATCAAGTTAGGGTCCCGGGGGGCAGTCGCTCTTCAGAATGATCGCCTGTACGCGATGGAGCCGCCCAATGTTCAAGTTGTAGATACTACCGGCGCGGGCGATGCTTTTGATGCGGGGTTCATCGATGCATGGTTATCCGAGGCCGATCTGGAGGAGCAACTACGGAGGGCTTGTGTTTGCGGGTCTCTTTCTACCCGTGCCCGCGGCGCACTCACCGCTTTGCCTTTCCGCGAAGAGATACTGGATGACGTGCTGGAAAAATCTATCTTTTGA
- a CDS encoding APC family permease codes for MQVNLAGVEEDSSHGMGILGACTSNMLNMIGVGPFLSIPLILVAVHGSKVLLAWILGAAISLCDGLVWAELGAAMPYSGGPYFYLRHAFGAESYGRAASFLVLWSSVLTAPLLIASGAVGFSQYFHYLWPSVHTAGLCALAMAVCLINVILLYRRITTISAISIGLWILVVGTIVWIIIGGAEHIPSALRAQISGGYPVLDGAFWKGVGAATLIAVYDYAGYYNVCLIGGELKRPERTIPYSIIVSILLVAILYIAMSLAILGVLPVQQSMHSSAIVADFMQTVYSVKAARVADVLILVASFASVFAILLGYSRIPFAAAKQGEFFSVFAKLHPTKDFPHFSLVILGILSACACMLSLSTLISLVIVIQTMVQFLAQCVAVVLLRRRHTKENNATFLMPLYPLPAVIAFVGWLFILISSGARNILTAFAMTLVGITVFLFKSRHEQRWPFEII; via the coding sequence ATGCAGGTCAATCTAGCAGGTGTAGAGGAGGATTCAAGTCACGGGATGGGGATCCTCGGAGCCTGCACCTCTAACATGCTCAACATGATAGGCGTGGGCCCGTTTCTGAGTATTCCTCTTATCCTGGTCGCAGTGCATGGCTCAAAGGTTTTGCTGGCGTGGATTCTGGGTGCGGCAATTTCATTGTGCGATGGTCTTGTGTGGGCAGAGTTAGGAGCTGCGATGCCTTACTCTGGCGGTCCTTACTTCTACTTGCGACATGCATTTGGAGCCGAGTCTTATGGCAGGGCGGCAAGCTTTCTTGTTCTTTGGTCCTCTGTACTTACTGCGCCGCTTCTTATCGCCTCTGGCGCGGTAGGGTTCTCACAGTATTTTCATTACCTCTGGCCTTCCGTTCACACTGCGGGCCTTTGCGCGTTGGCAATGGCTGTCTGTCTTATCAACGTGATATTGCTTTATCGCAGAATTACTACGATCAGCGCAATCTCGATTGGTCTCTGGATATTAGTTGTCGGAACGATCGTCTGGATAATCATTGGTGGAGCGGAGCATATTCCGTCTGCTCTCAGAGCGCAGATCAGTGGTGGGTATCCAGTCTTAGATGGCGCTTTTTGGAAGGGCGTGGGTGCCGCGACTTTGATAGCTGTCTACGATTATGCCGGTTACTATAACGTCTGCCTGATCGGCGGTGAACTGAAGCGCCCCGAACGCACGATTCCCTACTCAATTATCGTCTCCATCCTCCTGGTAGCTATTCTTTACATTGCAATGAGCCTGGCCATTCTAGGTGTATTACCAGTTCAGCAAAGCATGCATTCAAGTGCGATCGTAGCGGACTTCATGCAGACGGTCTACAGTGTCAAGGCTGCTAGAGTGGCCGATGTGCTTATCCTGGTTGCGTCATTTGCATCAGTATTTGCGATTCTGCTTGGTTACTCGCGTATTCCGTTTGCTGCCGCAAAACAGGGGGAGTTTTTCAGCGTCTTTGCAAAGCTGCATCCGACGAAAGACTTTCCACATTTCTCGCTGGTTATCTTAGGCATTCTCTCTGCTTGCGCTTGTATGCTCAGCCTCAGTACGCTCATCAGCCTTGTAATTGTCATCCAGACAATGGTCCAGTTTCTTGCTCAGTGTGTCGCCGTAGTTCTACTACGTCGCCGCCATACTAAAGAAAACAACGCCACGTTTCTTATGCCGCTCTATCCTTTGCCGGCAGTGATCGCTTTTGTGGGATGGCTTTTTATTCTTATCTCCAGCGGGGCGAGAAATATACTCACCGCTTTTGCGATGACGCTGGTAGGAATAACAGTTTTTCTCTTTAAATCACGCCATGAACAAAGATGGCCTTTTGAAATCATATGA
- a CDS encoding ROK family transcriptional regulator produces the protein MLLKKLGHSSRADIARETGMSAPTVANVVSDLNDMGLIEWIGEGASSGGRRPDNLRFKADYGYLAGVDIAADSFRVLLTDLNGTLLEEQYEPLAKEARNPSAVIEVLRVSLKELMQRRGLPWKKLLAMTVGVAGITNVRDGIVISVSGSDTWRDVPLLEMLKEQFSCALFVENDTNLAAIGEHFRGIAQSEESFIFVTVGAGVGAGIFVNGRIVHGSSWSAGEIGYLRIPNIASMQPSLYEFGRLEQVLGAPGILRSWNAVSHKAGVPAKVRKASSVLDLALEGNSVAQKIVHQRARLLKDVVLNLSLTLNPSLFVFGGDLGAHPALLEPTVEMLRKSEVAVARVLPSSLGNSAVVWGAIAVAMKDAEQNLYRY, from the coding sequence ATGCTGTTGAAGAAGCTAGGCCACTCCTCACGTGCAGATATTGCACGTGAAACCGGCATGAGTGCACCAACGGTTGCGAACGTCGTCTCTGATCTCAACGACATGGGGCTTATTGAGTGGATCGGGGAAGGTGCTTCGAGTGGAGGGCGCCGACCAGACAACCTTCGCTTCAAAGCTGACTATGGATATCTCGCAGGCGTGGATATCGCGGCTGATTCGTTTCGCGTACTACTGACTGACCTGAACGGAACTCTTCTCGAGGAGCAATATGAACCTCTTGCGAAGGAAGCCCGCAACCCAAGCGCTGTGATTGAGGTGTTGCGCGTCTCTCTGAAGGAATTAATGCAGAGACGTGGTCTGCCATGGAAAAAATTACTAGCGATGACAGTTGGTGTGGCGGGAATCACCAATGTTAGAGACGGGATTGTCATCTCTGTCAGCGGCTCAGACACCTGGAGAGATGTTCCTCTTCTGGAGATGCTGAAAGAGCAGTTTTCCTGTGCTCTGTTTGTTGAGAACGATACGAACCTTGCTGCAATTGGCGAACACTTTCGCGGGATTGCCCAATCCGAAGAGAGCTTTATTTTCGTGACCGTTGGTGCGGGCGTAGGCGCGGGGATATTTGTAAATGGCAGGATTGTGCACGGATCAAGTTGGTCGGCTGGTGAGATAGGTTATCTTCGTATCCCCAATATTGCCAGCATGCAGCCTTCGTTGTACGAATTCGGCCGCCTCGAGCAGGTACTGGGCGCTCCTGGCATTCTGAGAAGCTGGAATGCAGTAAGTCATAAGGCTGGAGTGCCGGCGAAGGTACGTAAGGCAAGTAGCGTGCTTGACCTTGCGTTAGAAGGGAACTCAGTTGCACAGAAGATCGTTCATCAGCGCGCACGCCTTCTTAAGGACGTGGTTCTGAATCTCTCTTTAACTCTGAACCCGAGCCTCTTTGTATTCGGAGGCGATCTTGGCGCCCATCCGGCGCTGCTCGAACCGACAGTAGAGATGCTCCGCAAGAGTGAAGTGGCGGTCGCCAGGGTGCTCCCGAGCAGCCTGGGAAATTCGGCAGTCGTATGGGGTGCCATCGCTGTCGCAATGAAAGATGCAGAACAGAATCTATACCGCTACTGA
- a CDS encoding glycoside hydrolase family 2 protein, which produces MRMRVWGSALVLSFVAGSVGLGSVALAASSSVPESVTLSAGWQLQDAAKVTQAGDAIASAKFKPQGWYSATVPGTVLTSLVNAGAYPEPLYGENSRPDKIPDSLARTQYWYRTVFEVPKTYAGRHVWLNLEGINFSAQVWVNGTQVGTMKGAFKRGIFDISTVVKPGKRAVLAVLVSPQPHPGVPHEHTIRDGVGKNGGITAIDGPTFLSTIGWDWIPAIRDRDTGIWQKVFLSASGPVMIKDPLVTTDLPLPKTDTADVSVQARVENVTDAPQKGVLKGSFGDVTFEQSVVVAAHSSQTVAVDAKNTPAMHVEHPKLWWPNGYGPQNLYKLHLSFEVDGKTSDDKDVSFGVRKFTYAVPDSENLTITVNGVRVFIRGGNWGLDEAMKRNPRERLEAQIRMHQIANLNLIRNWVGQSTSEDFYELCDKYGILVWDEFFQPNPSDGPDPDDFDTYMANVRDKILRFRNHASIVLWCARNEGYPPKKIDDALRVLMSELEPTRLYQANSADGRGVNSHGPYHWRTPREFYVYDEAFKTEIGSMSVPTLESIHGMMPEKDWETINDDWAQHDFAKGAADGDKYPAMIADRYGKVANLADFVRKSQLANYEAFRAMYEGRNAKLFHPTTGVITWMSNPAQPSFVWQLYHHDLEPNSALFAVKKAAEPVHIQLNEANGEVQVINNLDTPLESAHAHLAIYNLDGVVQYQHDFDVSAAPSLATTLGSVEWPSTLSAVHFVKLELRDATGKLISENFYWRALPEHQDDLKALGSLPVVTLGASVIRRDAEDKVFVTVTLQNTGKDIALMTHLQLRRKRSGERVLPVYYSDNYVSLLPNETRTITIEAATADLKGEDALVVLDGWNVGVTSATSAGAGVEANVGALVDHWRLTGLPTEGAR; this is translated from the coding sequence ATGCGAATGAGAGTCTGGGGATCGGCGTTGGTGCTGTCGTTTGTTGCAGGTTCTGTGGGGTTGGGTTCGGTGGCTTTGGCAGCTAGCTCATCAGTTCCTGAGAGTGTGACTCTGTCGGCTGGCTGGCAGCTGCAGGATGCGGCGAAGGTGACGCAGGCCGGGGATGCGATCGCTTCGGCGAAGTTTAAACCGCAGGGGTGGTACTCCGCGACGGTGCCTGGGACGGTGCTGACGAGCCTGGTGAATGCAGGCGCCTACCCGGAGCCTTTGTATGGGGAGAATAGCCGTCCCGACAAGATTCCCGATAGTCTTGCGCGCACGCAGTACTGGTATCGCACGGTTTTTGAGGTGCCGAAGACGTACGCGGGGAGGCATGTGTGGCTGAACCTGGAAGGAATCAATTTTTCAGCACAGGTGTGGGTGAATGGGACGCAGGTTGGCACGATGAAGGGCGCGTTCAAGCGGGGGATCTTCGATATCTCGACCGTGGTGAAGCCGGGTAAGAGGGCGGTTCTGGCGGTGCTGGTGTCGCCGCAGCCTCATCCGGGCGTGCCGCATGAACATACGATTCGGGATGGCGTGGGCAAGAATGGCGGCATCACCGCGATCGATGGGCCGACGTTTCTTTCGACGATTGGATGGGACTGGATTCCGGCGATAAGGGATCGGGATACGGGAATCTGGCAGAAAGTTTTTCTCTCGGCGAGTGGGCCGGTGATGATTAAAGATCCGCTGGTGACGACGGATCTTCCTTTGCCTAAGACGGATACGGCTGATGTTTCAGTGCAGGCGCGAGTGGAGAATGTGACGGATGCCCCGCAGAAGGGCGTGCTGAAGGGAAGCTTTGGGGATGTGACGTTCGAACAGAGCGTGGTGGTGGCGGCGCATAGCTCGCAGACGGTTGCGGTCGACGCGAAGAACACGCCGGCGATGCACGTGGAGCATCCGAAGCTGTGGTGGCCGAATGGGTATGGGCCGCAGAATCTGTACAAGCTGCATTTGAGTTTTGAGGTGGATGGGAAGACTTCGGACGACAAAGATGTGAGCTTCGGCGTTCGCAAGTTTACCTATGCCGTGCCTGATTCGGAGAACCTGACGATCACAGTGAATGGGGTTCGGGTGTTTATTCGCGGGGGGAACTGGGGGCTAGATGAAGCGATGAAGCGCAATCCGCGGGAGCGGCTGGAGGCGCAGATTCGGATGCACCAGATTGCGAATCTCAACCTGATTCGCAACTGGGTAGGACAGAGTACGAGCGAAGATTTTTATGAGCTGTGCGACAAGTACGGGATTCTGGTGTGGGATGAGTTTTTTCAGCCGAATCCTTCGGATGGGCCTGATCCAGATGATTTTGATACGTACATGGCGAATGTGCGCGACAAGATTCTGCGGTTTAGGAACCATGCCTCGATTGTGCTGTGGTGCGCGCGGAATGAAGGGTATCCGCCGAAGAAGATTGACGATGCGCTGCGCGTTTTGATGAGTGAACTGGAGCCGACGAGGTTGTACCAGGCGAACTCGGCTGATGGGCGCGGGGTCAACTCGCATGGGCCGTATCACTGGAGGACGCCGCGTGAGTTCTATGTGTATGACGAGGCGTTCAAGACAGAGATTGGAAGCATGTCGGTGCCGACGCTGGAGTCGATTCATGGCATGATGCCGGAGAAGGATTGGGAGACGATCAACGACGACTGGGCGCAGCATGACTTTGCCAAGGGCGCGGCGGATGGCGACAAATATCCGGCGATGATTGCGGACAGGTACGGCAAGGTGGCGAATCTTGCGGACTTTGTGCGGAAGTCGCAGCTGGCGAACTATGAGGCGTTTCGCGCGATGTATGAAGGCCGCAATGCGAAGCTGTTCCATCCGACAACGGGCGTGATTACATGGATGAGTAATCCTGCTCAACCCAGCTTTGTGTGGCAGCTTTACCACCATGATCTGGAGCCGAACTCAGCGCTGTTCGCGGTGAAGAAGGCGGCCGAGCCGGTTCATATTCAACTGAATGAGGCGAATGGCGAGGTCCAGGTGATCAACAATCTGGATACTCCGCTGGAGAGTGCGCATGCTCACCTGGCGATCTACAACCTGGATGGGGTAGTGCAGTATCAACACGACTTTGACGTGTCGGCTGCACCGAGCCTGGCAACGACGCTCGGAAGCGTGGAGTGGCCTTCAACGCTTTCGGCGGTTCACTTCGTGAAGCTTGAGCTGCGTGATGCAACAGGGAAGCTGATCTCGGAGAACTTTTACTGGCGTGCGCTGCCGGAGCATCAGGATGATCTTAAAGCGTTGGGCAGCTTGCCTGTGGTGACGCTTGGAGCGTCGGTGATTCGCCGCGATGCGGAGGACAAGGTCTTCGTTACTGTGACGCTGCAAAATACAGGGAAAGACATTGCGCTGATGACTCACCTGCAACTGCGGCGCAAGCGCTCGGGAGAACGAGTGCTGCCCGTTTATTACAGCGACAACTACGTGTCTCTGTTGCCGAACGAGACGAGGACGATCACGATTGAAGCTGCGACCGCGGATCTAAAGGGAGAGGACGCCCTGGTCGTTTTGGATGGATGGAATGTTGGAGTGACCTCCGCTACTTCAGCGGGGGCTGGTGTTGAAGCTAACGTGGGAGCTTTGGTAGATCACTGGCGGCTCACCGGGTTGCCCACGGAAGGGGCCCGGTGA